One segment of Rhodopirellula baltica SH 1 DNA contains the following:
- a CDS encoding sugar phosphate nucleotidyltransferase: protein MRVRKAVITAAAPNQNTLPLQRLVDGSGEEKTALQLIVEETLSAGVEEICVVIQPGDEDNYRKAAGGSLGNLQFVHQERPLGYADAILQAESFCGDDAFLHLVGDHLYLSATSKTCAAQLIEMAEQHSCPVSAVQSTREHRLPYFGIVAGASVPRFDGLYDVRTVVEKPTPTLAEQSLITPGLRSGYYLGYFGMHVLTPAVMECLHEVVADQSMERPSLSDAMAKLPHRGKYLAYQLLGRRYNIGEQYGVLIAQLAIGLSGRDRDLLLTELVELLATRTENPVTATIDPPSESSSLEGSN, encoded by the coding sequence ATGCGAGTTCGAAAAGCGGTCATCACCGCCGCAGCCCCCAATCAAAACACCCTGCCGCTGCAACGCCTGGTCGACGGTTCGGGCGAGGAAAAAACAGCTCTGCAGTTGATCGTCGAAGAAACGCTCTCGGCGGGCGTGGAAGAGATCTGCGTCGTGATCCAGCCCGGCGATGAGGACAACTACCGCAAGGCGGCCGGTGGCTCGCTCGGCAACCTTCAATTCGTCCATCAAGAACGACCGCTCGGGTACGCCGACGCCATCCTGCAAGCGGAATCGTTTTGCGGGGACGATGCTTTCCTGCATCTTGTCGGCGATCACCTGTATCTGTCTGCCACGTCAAAAACATGCGCAGCACAACTGATCGAGATGGCTGAACAACATTCCTGTCCGGTCTCCGCGGTCCAGTCCACTCGAGAACACCGCTTGCCATACTTTGGCATTGTCGCCGGAGCCAGCGTGCCTCGATTCGATGGATTGTATGACGTGCGAACCGTTGTCGAAAAACCAACGCCCACACTCGCAGAACAATCTTTGATCACGCCAGGTCTGCGGAGCGGCTACTACCTTGGCTACTTTGGCATGCATGTCCTGACTCCCGCGGTCATGGAATGCCTGCACGAAGTCGTCGCCGATCAAAGCATGGAACGCCCCTCGCTGTCCGATGCGATGGCAAAACTTCCTCACCGAGGCAAATACCTTGCCTATCAGCTCCTGGGACGTCGTTACAACATCGGCGAACAGTACGGCGTTCTGATCGCACAATTGGCCATCGGATTGTCCGGGCGCGATCGAGATTTGTTGTTGACCGAACTGGTCGAACTTCTTGCCACGCGAACGGAAAATCCAGTCACGGCAACCATTGATCCACCATCGGAATCGTCCTCATTGGAAGGATCCAACTGA
- the tsaD gene encoding tRNA (adenosine(37)-N6)-threonylcarbamoyltransferase complex transferase subunit TsaD: MTPTAASELLLSIESTCDETAAAVIRRDGTVLGQCIATQETLHEQFGGVVPEIAARAHLERILPVIDTALTQAKVRGEDLTAIAVADRPGLAGSLLVGVVAAKTLALAWNKPLISLNHLHAHLYACQLIEGAPANIYPAIGLIVSGGHTSLYVCRTAIDLEYLGGTIDDAAGEAFDKVAAMLSLPFPGGIEVAKLASQGNDKAYSFPRSMIHDPGDDFSFSGLKTAVRYAIVGPGRQDFASLDISDQVKRDVCASFEAAVVDVLVSKCRRAIKRHRNRNNDPQNSINRLIVGGGVAANQRLRRDLQAAADKDGFELWIAPPHLCTDNAVMGAIAWKKFEAEQFASLDLDITPGLQRGF; encoded by the coding sequence ATGACGCCGACGGCCGCTTCTGAATTGCTGCTGTCGATTGAATCCACTTGTGATGAAACTGCCGCGGCGGTCATTCGCCGCGACGGCACGGTCCTTGGCCAATGCATCGCCACCCAAGAAACACTTCACGAGCAGTTCGGCGGTGTGGTCCCCGAGATCGCCGCGCGAGCCCACCTGGAACGCATCCTTCCGGTGATCGACACGGCACTGACGCAAGCGAAAGTTCGTGGCGAAGACCTCACCGCGATCGCCGTAGCCGATCGTCCGGGCTTGGCTGGTTCATTGCTGGTCGGTGTCGTTGCCGCCAAAACGCTCGCCTTGGCATGGAACAAACCACTGATCTCGCTCAATCATTTGCACGCTCACTTGTATGCGTGTCAATTGATTGAAGGGGCCCCGGCGAACATCTATCCGGCGATTGGCCTGATCGTATCCGGCGGTCACACCAGCCTGTATGTTTGTCGCACCGCGATCGACCTGGAGTATCTCGGCGGAACAATCGACGATGCCGCTGGCGAAGCATTCGACAAAGTGGCAGCGATGTTGTCCCTACCCTTTCCCGGCGGAATCGAAGTCGCAAAGCTCGCCTCGCAAGGAAACGACAAGGCATACTCTTTCCCTCGCTCGATGATTCACGATCCAGGCGATGATTTTTCCTTCAGCGGTTTGAAGACGGCGGTTCGGTACGCCATCGTCGGCCCGGGCCGCCAAGACTTTGCGTCGCTGGACATTTCCGACCAAGTCAAACGGGACGTCTGCGCCTCGTTTGAGGCCGCTGTTGTCGATGTCTTGGTATCCAAATGCCGTCGAGCGATCAAGCGGCACAGAAATCGCAACAACGATCCTCAGAACTCAATCAATCGGCTGATCGTCGGAGGCGGCGTGGCAGCCAACCAGCGTTTGCGACGTGACCTGCAAGCCGCCGCCGACAAAGACGGCTTCGAGCTTTGGATCGCTCCACCGCACCTATGCACTGACAATGCTGTCATGGGTGCGATCGCCTGGAAGAAGTTCGAAGCCGAACAATTCGCATCGCTTGATCTGGACATCACCCCCGGACTGCAACGAGGCTTCTGA
- a CDS encoding arylsulfatase, whose amino-acid sequence MRVISVSRDVVVWSCLLTSWIGFGTSCRADSDSRPSGSRPNVLVVLTDDQGWGDLSLHGNPNLQTPHIDSLARDGVQIKNFYVCAVCSPTRAEFLTGRYHTRSGVFSTSAGGERFDLSERTIGDAFQAAGYRTAAFGKWHSGMQAPYHPNARGFDEFYGFCSGHWGNYFSPMLELNGEIVKGDGFIVDDLTQHAIDFMERDRENPFFIYLPLNTPHSPMQVPDEDWQNFEGKEIVPDPRPENAKKEDVQHTRAALALCENIDDNVGQLLDALERLSLSENTIVVFFCDNGPNGSRFNGGLRGRKGAVHEGGLRSPCLIRYPSKIPAGQTVGGIAGAIDLFPTLADLCDVEVGATAGPLDGISLIDGLREPKSKPSERLIFTAWSGKFSVRSNRYRYHANGDLFDIVADPGETGSVAEDQPVATARLKKALEDWVKETKPRDRSHSEEQVFPVGHPDHPWTQLPARDAQATGQIRRSNRFPNSSYMTHWHSIEDAMTWDVDVLAGGRFDVEVFYACPESAVGTQLHLEWKQGETESATDSVVTESNPSGPIHLDKDRSKRAESDEKDWKKMPLGKIDLSKGRGRLSLTCPRIMGEDGETRGVEIRLMMLHRVPAE is encoded by the coding sequence GTGCGCGTTATCTCCGTTTCTCGCGACGTTGTGGTTTGGTCGTGTCTCTTGACATCCTGGATTGGCTTCGGAACATCTTGCCGAGCCGACTCTGATTCACGTCCCTCCGGTTCACGGCCCAATGTGTTGGTTGTTTTGACGGATGATCAGGGGTGGGGAGATCTCAGTCTGCACGGCAATCCCAATCTGCAGACGCCACACATCGATTCGCTGGCTCGCGATGGAGTTCAAATCAAAAACTTCTACGTGTGTGCGGTTTGCTCGCCCACTCGTGCGGAATTTTTGACCGGTCGTTATCACACACGATCGGGTGTGTTCAGCACCTCAGCGGGTGGTGAGCGATTTGACTTGTCTGAGCGGACCATTGGCGACGCTTTTCAAGCGGCCGGTTATCGGACCGCGGCGTTCGGAAAGTGGCACTCGGGCATGCAGGCTCCGTATCACCCCAACGCCCGTGGGTTTGATGAGTTCTACGGTTTCTGCAGCGGGCACTGGGGCAACTACTTTTCACCAATGCTGGAACTCAACGGCGAGATCGTGAAGGGCGACGGATTCATCGTGGATGATCTGACTCAGCACGCGATCGACTTCATGGAGCGAGATCGCGAAAATCCTTTCTTTATCTATTTGCCGCTCAACACACCTCATTCGCCGATGCAGGTTCCTGACGAGGATTGGCAAAATTTTGAAGGCAAAGAGATTGTGCCGGATCCGAGGCCGGAGAATGCAAAGAAAGAAGACGTTCAGCACACGCGAGCGGCGCTGGCTCTTTGTGAAAACATCGATGACAACGTAGGACAATTGCTCGATGCGTTGGAGCGTCTCTCGCTGAGTGAAAATACGATCGTCGTGTTCTTTTGTGACAACGGTCCCAATGGATCTCGGTTCAACGGTGGGTTGAGAGGCCGCAAAGGCGCTGTTCACGAAGGTGGTTTGCGATCGCCTTGTTTGATTCGTTACCCCAGCAAAATCCCTGCCGGTCAAACGGTTGGCGGAATCGCGGGGGCGATCGATTTGTTCCCGACCTTGGCGGATCTTTGCGACGTTGAGGTTGGGGCCACCGCCGGGCCGCTGGATGGCATCTCGTTGATCGATGGATTGCGTGAGCCGAAATCCAAACCCTCGGAGCGGTTGATCTTCACCGCTTGGAGTGGAAAATTCAGCGTCCGATCCAATCGTTATCGCTATCACGCGAACGGCGACTTGTTTGACATCGTGGCTGATCCTGGTGAGACAGGGTCGGTTGCCGAGGACCAGCCCGTCGCAACGGCTCGGCTGAAAAAAGCATTGGAGGATTGGGTGAAGGAGACCAAGCCTCGCGACCGGAGCCATTCGGAAGAGCAGGTCTTTCCGGTAGGACATCCCGATCATCCATGGACTCAGCTTCCCGCTCGCGACGCACAGGCAACCGGTCAGATTCGTCGTAGCAACCGGTTTCCCAATAGCAGTTACATGACCCATTGGCATTCAATCGAGGATGCTATGACCTGGGACGTCGATGTGCTGGCCGGTGGCCGCTTTGATGTGGAGGTTTTTTATGCTTGCCCCGAGTCGGCCGTGGGAACGCAGTTGCATTTGGAATGGAAGCAGGGTGAAACAGAGTCGGCAACCGATTCCGTCGTGACGGAATCCAATCCTTCCGGACCAATTCACTTGGACAAGGACCGTTCGAAAAGAGCTGAAAGCGATGAGAAGGATTGGAAGAAAATGCCGCTCGGCAAAATCGATTTGTCCAAAGGCAGAGGACGCCTCTCATTGACCTGCCCAAGAATCATGGGCGAGGATGGGGAGACTCGAGGCGTGGAGATTCGGCTGATGATGCTGCATCGCGTTCCCGCCGAGTGA
- the panB gene encoding 3-methyl-2-oxobutanoate hydroxymethyltransferase has translation MTESEKRKSRITTRTLQRMRDRGERITMLTAYDFPTAKILDEAGVDVLLVGDTVGMVVQGHSTTLPVTMDQMIYHAEMVGRAADHAMVVVDLPFPDGQLDLLHSVRCGARVLKETQCHAVKLEGGAEQAERIEAMVGAGIPVMAHIGLRPQNIHVEGGYRLQRDIERLVADAKAAEAAGAFTVLIECVPSEAAAAITDAVKVPTIGIGAGRDVSGQVLVTHDILGLTSGYTPKFTRLFADVGNTIREAAKSYCDEVKAASFPSDAESFE, from the coding sequence ATGACGGAATCGGAAAAGAGGAAATCGCGAATCACGACTCGAACGCTGCAGCGCATGCGTGACCGGGGTGAACGGATCACGATGCTGACCGCCTACGATTTTCCCACCGCAAAAATTTTGGATGAAGCCGGTGTTGATGTTTTGCTGGTCGGTGACACCGTGGGAATGGTCGTGCAGGGGCACTCGACGACCCTTCCGGTGACGATGGATCAAATGATCTACCACGCCGAAATGGTGGGGCGAGCCGCGGACCACGCGATGGTGGTGGTCGATCTACCGTTCCCGGATGGTCAGCTCGATTTGCTTCACAGTGTCCGCTGTGGGGCTCGCGTGCTGAAGGAAACCCAGTGCCATGCGGTCAAGTTGGAAGGCGGTGCTGAGCAAGCCGAACGGATCGAAGCGATGGTGGGGGCCGGCATTCCGGTGATGGCCCACATTGGGCTGCGCCCACAGAATATTCATGTGGAAGGCGGCTATCGCCTGCAGCGTGATATCGAGCGATTGGTGGCGGACGCGAAGGCCGCTGAAGCTGCGGGGGCGTTCACAGTTCTTATTGAATGCGTTCCCAGCGAAGCCGCCGCTGCGATCACGGATGCGGTGAAGGTTCCAACGATCGGCATTGGTGCCGGCCGAGATGTGTCCGGACAAGTTTTGGTGACCCACGACATCCTCGGGCTGACATCAGGTTACACCCCAAAGTTCACCCGGTTGTTTGCCGATGTTGGCAATACCATCCGAGAGGCGGCCAAGTCGTATTGTGATGAAGTGAAGGCAGCCAGTTTTCCGAGCGATGCCGAATCGTTTGAGTGA
- a CDS encoding DUF4112 domain-containing protein, whose protein sequence is MKSASKRLRGKSARDGEATLTGESAVLTELQLGHPSLRWVDRYSRLLDTRFRIPGTKVRFGLDFILGLVPGAGDAISMGLSGILIATMARNGASPRLVLRMLGNVGLDALVGTIPVLGNIFDLFYKANHRNLLLLREYYVEDKHRGSVWPILMAIVIALIILLGLMVMIFVWCINAIMNLF, encoded by the coding sequence ATGAAATCTGCTTCCAAACGACTCAGAGGTAAATCGGCACGCGACGGTGAAGCGACACTCACTGGTGAATCGGCCGTCCTGACCGAACTGCAGCTTGGTCATCCATCGCTGCGGTGGGTCGATCGCTACAGCCGCTTGCTGGACACGCGATTTCGTATCCCCGGCACCAAAGTCCGCTTTGGGTTGGACTTCATTCTCGGATTGGTCCCCGGTGCTGGTGATGCGATCAGCATGGGGTTGTCCGGAATCCTGATCGCGACGATGGCAAGAAATGGAGCGAGCCCAAGACTCGTGCTGAGAATGCTGGGCAACGTGGGTCTGGACGCATTGGTTGGCACCATCCCTGTCTTGGGCAACATCTTCGACTTGTTCTACAAAGCCAACCATCGCAATCTGCTTCTATTGCGAGAGTACTACGTCGAAGACAAGCACCGCGGAAGCGTTTGGCCCATTTTGATGGCCATCGTGATCGCCCTGATCATCCTGCTGGGACTGATGGTGATGATCTTCGTCTGGTGCATCAACGCGATCATGAACCTGTTCTAA
- a CDS encoding YheT family hydrolase, with amino-acid sequence MTFSVHRFEPPSFVPHRWRRGGHLQTLLAPRPTMSISEWQKLSSGVKSEKHRLPVSDNDTLILHDDTPESWLGTPRGSVLLLHGICGCHAADYMVRFKRRLLAIGIRVFRLDMRGCGESVAYCRGITHAGRSEDVLAAIERIADLTGEQAAPIGAVGTSLGGNQLLRAAGRIGAGLDARPSYWDRIGPILAIAPPIDLQACSDRMESWSLRFYNHYFITQLLRRAKSTLQMREELGSLLDGRAPKTLREFDRRITAPMAGFPCERTYYAESSAHSVVEQIDVPALIVTAADDPLVPVDSFVALRDRVHESTRVLTMPTGGHHGYTQSDGTAWTDELVAKLYDSAW; translated from the coding sequence ATGACGTTTTCAGTGCATCGGTTCGAACCACCGAGTTTTGTGCCGCATCGATGGCGTCGAGGTGGGCACCTGCAAACGTTGCTTGCGCCACGGCCAACCATGTCGATCAGCGAATGGCAAAAGCTATCGAGCGGCGTCAAATCAGAAAAGCATCGTCTGCCCGTGTCTGATAACGACACATTGATTCTGCACGATGATACTCCCGAATCATGGTTGGGAACTCCCCGAGGAAGCGTGTTGCTGCTGCACGGGATTTGTGGCTGCCATGCGGCGGATTACATGGTGCGTTTCAAAAGAAGGTTGCTGGCGATCGGCATCCGTGTGTTCCGGTTGGACATGCGAGGATGTGGTGAATCGGTGGCGTATTGTCGTGGCATCACACATGCGGGACGAAGCGAAGACGTATTGGCCGCCATTGAGCGAATTGCCGACTTGACCGGCGAACAGGCTGCCCCGATCGGAGCCGTGGGAACTTCCTTGGGTGGGAACCAATTGTTGCGTGCGGCAGGACGGATCGGGGCTGGTTTGGACGCGAGGCCATCTTACTGGGATCGAATCGGTCCTATTCTGGCGATCGCACCGCCGATTGATTTGCAAGCCTGCAGTGATCGGATGGAATCTTGGTCTTTGCGGTTTTACAACCACTACTTCATCACGCAGTTGCTTCGCCGAGCCAAATCAACGTTGCAGATGAGAGAAGAGCTGGGCAGCCTATTGGACGGCCGGGCTCCAAAGACGCTTCGCGAATTTGATCGCCGGATCACCGCTCCGATGGCGGGATTTCCTTGTGAGCGAACGTATTACGCGGAATCTTCGGCCCATTCGGTCGTGGAGCAAATAGATGTTCCCGCGTTGATTGTCACCGCGGCCGATGACCCATTGGTTCCAGTTGATTCGTTCGTTGCATTACGCGACCGAGTGCACGAATCAACTCGCGTCCTGACCATGCCCACGGGAGGCCACCACGGGTACACCCAGTCCGACGGTACGGCATGGACCGACGAGTTGGTTGCCAAACTGTACGACTCGGCGTGGTAG
- the thpR gene encoding RNA 2',3'-cyclic phosphodiesterase → MKTIRTFLAIPLPSDLARTASRWMAETKSPGDGIKWVPDENLHLTLKFLGEVDNVETPAVCNTLQAACEDIEPFALVLEGASGIPDLERPRVLTVAVDDATSTLTNLVADLEKRFAAMGYKPEPRDYRPHLTVGRTRSGTRRANSDVINRWRKFEDDEIGEFNVREIHVVGSFLEKHGPTYNVLGRVQL, encoded by the coding sequence ATGAAAACCATTCGCACCTTTCTGGCCATTCCGTTGCCATCCGATCTCGCCCGCACAGCATCGCGTTGGATGGCGGAAACCAAAAGCCCAGGAGACGGAATCAAATGGGTTCCCGACGAGAATTTGCACCTCACGCTGAAATTCCTCGGGGAAGTCGACAACGTTGAAACACCGGCTGTTTGCAACACACTGCAAGCCGCCTGCGAAGACATAGAACCCTTTGCATTGGTTCTCGAGGGTGCCTCCGGGATCCCGGACTTGGAACGCCCTCGAGTTCTGACCGTCGCGGTGGATGATGCCACGTCAACACTGACCAATTTGGTCGCTGATCTTGAGAAACGATTCGCCGCGATGGGTTACAAACCCGAACCCAGAGATTACCGTCCCCATTTGACCGTGGGACGGACGCGAAGCGGAACCCGCCGTGCTAACTCAGACGTTATCAATCGATGGCGGAAGTTCGAAGACGACGAAATTGGCGAATTCAATGTTCGCGAAATTCATGTGGTGGGCAGCTTTCTTGAGAAACACGGTCCGACTTACAACGTGCTCGGGCGAGTCCAACTATGA
- the pgl gene encoding 6-phosphogluconolactonase gives MQVFESLDELSNAAADAFCKAAKEAIEQRGVFRVTLSGGSTPKRLYELLATKELPWQNIEFYWGDERNVTEDNLDSNYRMVREALLSHLPADSLHAFPVPVDPDNPAATAEAYEKTLRETFAGSDVPTWDLALLGMGDDAHTASLFPETKAIEQNDRWFVENWVPKMKTYRYTLTAPAINSARQRWFLIGGSNKRQALASVRSSASDLPAALFPSRLIESPTWFVTRDAVATA, from the coding sequence GTGCAAGTATTTGAATCATTGGATGAGCTTTCCAACGCCGCCGCGGACGCTTTTTGCAAAGCTGCGAAAGAGGCAATCGAGCAGCGTGGTGTGTTCCGCGTGACGTTGTCCGGTGGCTCGACGCCCAAGCGGCTGTACGAATTGCTGGCGACGAAAGAGTTGCCGTGGCAAAACATTGAGTTTTACTGGGGCGACGAACGCAACGTCACGGAAGACAACTTGGACAGCAACTACCGGATGGTTCGCGAAGCGTTGCTGTCGCATTTGCCAGCCGATTCACTGCATGCGTTTCCGGTGCCAGTCGATCCGGACAATCCTGCCGCGACGGCGGAAGCCTACGAGAAGACTTTGCGGGAAACGTTTGCGGGTTCTGATGTCCCGACGTGGGATTTGGCTTTATTAGGAATGGGCGATGACGCGCACACGGCGTCGTTGTTCCCGGAGACGAAAGCCATCGAGCAGAACGATCGTTGGTTCGTGGAGAACTGGGTGCCTAAGATGAAAACCTATCGCTACACGCTGACCGCGCCCGCGATCAATTCCGCTCGGCAGCGTTGGTTCTTGATCGGTGGATCAAACAAGCGTCAGGCACTCGCCAGTGTTCGCAGTTCCGCCAGTGATTTACCCGCCGCGCTGTTCCCGTCGCGATTGATCGAGTCGCCGACTTGGTTTGTGACGCGCGATGCCGTCGCGACTGCTTAG
- a CDS encoding 2-oxoglutarate dehydrogenase E1 component → MNSYSLDYIDDLYVQYVRDPSSVSETWRQYFEQFLVGAGARTNAAPAASQTASQGDASANGKTSGARSVVAPAFASGQPGSAEDTSERPGSTGDQNVDQALWLARIQDRVDQLVREYRVRGHLVATLDPLGLFEHTCPELSPRSHGLSKQDLARPFDSSILENVSGSTLDVILNKLQSTYCRSIGAQFMHIDNRNIRDWLQRRMETTENRLDLSHEVQRRIYTRLADATIFEEFVRRKFVGAKTFSLEGAESLIPLIDLALEKAGQHQVKEVVMAMAHRGRLNVMANILKKRAMNIFWSFDDPTPELSRGGGDVRYHLGYSSDWKTASGDRLHISLCFNPSHLEYVNTVALGRTRCKQDNRGDVDRQDVMTILIHGDAAFAGEGVVQETLNLSELKGYRTGGTLHVVINNQVGFTTEPDEGRSTTYATDIAKMLQIPIFHVNGEDPEAVAQVVSLAMDFRKEFHRDVVIDLYAYRRWGHNEGDEPRFTQPQMYAEIDRRPGVRQQYLNRLLKLGKITEAEADEISRDRTEKLESEFEASKHESFVPDTQTLAANWMEYFGGPEPADEVDTTIPATRLSELIDSLTRLPEGFSPHKKLKRPMQQRREMASGERPLDWATAEAAAFASLLDAGHPIRLTGQDCERGTFSHRHAVLHDMRDGNEYCPLKNLHENQARLELYNSPLSEAGVLGFEYGYSLDCPSGLCMWEAQFGDFWNAAQVIVDQFIASAEDKWNRLSGLVMLLPHGFEGQGPEHCSARVERFLAMAAEDNIQICQPTTPAQYFHLLRRQVIRKWRKPLIVLTPKSLLRHAEVTSPLDVVAEGSFRKILPDRKVPLEGAKRLVLCTGKVYYDLLQERTDRNIEDVPIMRLEQLYPLSPDEIFAAFEGLAEGSEIRWVQEEPENMGAWPYLKLKIGDELNKRFRFTKATRAESASPSTGSMAAHKLEQIDLLKAAFEGIN, encoded by the coding sequence ATGAATAGCTATTCGTTGGACTACATCGACGATTTGTACGTGCAATATGTACGTGATCCGTCGAGCGTTTCGGAAACCTGGCGTCAATACTTCGAGCAGTTCCTGGTCGGGGCTGGTGCGCGGACCAACGCTGCACCTGCCGCCAGCCAAACGGCTTCGCAAGGTGATGCATCCGCCAATGGGAAAACCTCGGGCGCACGCTCCGTCGTTGCGCCCGCGTTTGCATCCGGCCAACCCGGCAGCGCCGAAGACACGTCGGAGCGTCCTGGCTCCACCGGCGATCAAAATGTCGACCAAGCCCTGTGGCTGGCTCGCATCCAAGATCGCGTGGACCAATTGGTTCGGGAATATCGCGTCCGCGGTCACTTGGTCGCCACCCTGGACCCATTGGGGTTGTTCGAACACACCTGCCCGGAACTGTCGCCGCGAAGCCATGGACTGAGCAAGCAAGACCTGGCCCGTCCTTTTGATAGCAGCATTCTCGAAAACGTTTCGGGCAGCACGCTTGACGTCATTCTGAACAAACTGCAATCCACTTACTGTCGCAGTATCGGTGCGCAGTTCATGCACATCGACAATCGCAACATTCGCGATTGGCTGCAGCGTCGGATGGAAACGACGGAAAACCGGTTGGACCTGTCGCACGAAGTCCAACGGCGGATTTACACGCGACTGGCCGACGCGACGATCTTCGAAGAATTTGTTCGCCGGAAATTCGTCGGTGCAAAGACATTCTCGCTGGAAGGTGCCGAAAGCCTGATTCCTCTGATTGACCTGGCGCTTGAAAAAGCGGGCCAGCATCAAGTCAAAGAGGTTGTCATGGCAATGGCACACCGTGGACGCCTCAACGTGATGGCGAACATCCTCAAGAAGCGGGCGATGAATATCTTTTGGTCGTTCGATGACCCAACTCCTGAACTCAGCCGCGGTGGTGGCGATGTACGTTATCACCTGGGATACAGCAGCGATTGGAAAACCGCGTCCGGTGACCGATTGCATATCTCGCTGTGCTTCAACCCCAGCCACCTTGAGTACGTCAACACGGTCGCTCTAGGACGCACACGCTGCAAACAAGACAACCGTGGCGACGTGGATCGCCAAGATGTGATGACGATTTTGATTCACGGCGACGCCGCTTTTGCTGGTGAAGGCGTGGTTCAAGAAACACTCAACCTCAGCGAACTGAAAGGTTACCGCACCGGCGGCACCCTGCACGTCGTGATCAACAACCAAGTCGGATTCACCACCGAACCGGACGAAGGCCGTAGCACGACGTACGCGACCGACATCGCGAAAATGCTGCAAATCCCGATTTTCCACGTCAACGGCGAAGACCCCGAAGCGGTCGCTCAGGTCGTCTCGTTGGCGATGGATTTCCGTAAAGAATTCCACCGTGACGTTGTTATCGATTTGTACGCCTATCGCCGTTGGGGACATAACGAAGGTGACGAACCTCGTTTCACCCAACCTCAGATGTACGCTGAAATCGATCGTCGTCCAGGTGTGCGACAACAGTATCTCAATCGCCTGCTAAAACTCGGGAAAATCACCGAGGCAGAAGCCGACGAGATCAGTCGTGACCGGACTGAAAAGCTCGAGAGCGAATTCGAAGCGAGCAAGCACGAGTCGTTTGTTCCCGACACGCAAACGCTCGCCGCGAACTGGATGGAGTACTTTGGCGGGCCTGAACCTGCCGATGAAGTCGACACGACCATTCCGGCCACGCGACTGAGCGAGTTGATTGACTCACTGACCCGTCTGCCCGAAGGATTCTCGCCGCACAAAAAGCTCAAACGACCGATGCAACAGCGTCGTGAAATGGCCAGCGGCGAACGTCCATTGGACTGGGCCACCGCGGAAGCCGCCGCATTTGCATCGTTGCTCGACGCGGGTCACCCGATCCGATTGACGGGCCAAGATTGCGAGCGTGGTACGTTCAGCCACCGCCATGCCGTGTTGCACGACATGCGCGACGGCAACGAATACTGCCCGCTGAAAAACCTCCACGAAAACCAAGCTCGGCTAGAACTCTACAACAGCCCCCTGAGCGAGGCCGGAGTGCTCGGGTTTGAGTATGGCTACTCGCTGGACTGCCCCAGTGGCCTGTGCATGTGGGAAGCTCAGTTTGGTGACTTCTGGAACGCCGCTCAGGTGATCGTGGACCAGTTCATCGCCAGTGCCGAAGACAAGTGGAATCGCTTATCCGGCTTGGTCATGCTTCTGCCACACGGATTCGAAGGCCAAGGCCCCGAACACTGCAGCGCTCGAGTCGAACGCTTCCTGGCAATGGCGGCCGAAGACAACATCCAAATCTGCCAGCCGACTACACCAGCCCAATACTTCCACCTGCTTCGCCGACAGGTCATTCGCAAATGGCGTAAGCCTCTGATCGTGCTGACACCCAAAAGTCTGCTACGACACGCGGAAGTCACCAGCCCACTGGATGTCGTCGCAGAAGGCAGTTTCCGAAAGATTTTGCCCGATCGCAAAGTCCCACTTGAAGGCGCTAAGCGATTGGTTCTGTGTACCGGGAAAGTTTATTACGACCTGCTGCAAGAACGCACCGATCGAAATATCGAAGACGTTCCGATCATGCGTTTGGAACAACTCTACCCGCTGTCGCCCGATGAAATCTTCGCCGCCTTTGAGGGTCTCGCCGAAGGATCCGAAATCCGTTGGGTCCAAGAAGAGCCCGAAAACATGGGCGCGTGGCCGTACTTGAAACTCAAGATCGGCGACGAACTCAATAAGCGCTTCCGGTTCACCAAAGCAACTCGTGCGGAATCGGCCAGCCCCAGCACCGGTTCAATGGCGGCTCACAAATTGGAACAAATCGATCTGCTCAAAGCCGCCTTCGAAGGCATTAACTGA